The Oncorhynchus nerka isolate Pitt River linkage group LG5, Oner_Uvic_2.0, whole genome shotgun sequence nucleotide sequence tgaaacaatgaatgtgatGAAGCGTTTGATTTAATGATAGTGAAACACACCCAGGATAAAAGACCCTTAGATACAGAGACATTCCCCCACATACAGATTCACAATTGGATCATCGTTGGGCTGTCATACGATTCAAACATTTAATCGAGTTAATCAAAGGATTTGTTGTGATTCATCGCAAATTCAGAATTTGCTCAAATTGAGTTGTCCAACGCAACGGTTAGCAAATCAGGTAAATTGATAAACACACTTAATTTAACCTCATTGTTAACGTGTTTTGACATtgaattgtttgttttttttagcTGTGTAAATGATGTATTTTGGATATTCTCACTGTATTTTGAAAGCTTTCAGACAATGAGATTAATCCCGATTTACAAAACAGTAGTTCACTAAAATTCCATGAAGTTAACGGATGAACTCTGACAGCCTTAATcatcatatacagtatatacaattgTTACTTCAGTTCAATCCAGTCAAAATCACACATACTTGAACAGAACCAGGTCATATGTAGGAGTTTTTGATAAACggttctctctcgctcctccttgACTCACTGGATAAAGAGGACACTGTACTACTACTGCCTCTGCTCACCTCAGAGTGCACTGACCCATGAGACCTCGATGAACGACCACCGCCGCCAGATTTCCAGGACTGCACGGAGTTTGAGGACCGCCCAGACCGCTCTGATTTGGACGCGCGACCGGACTGACCAGACCTTGAGGAGATGGCAGACACATCTGAGTGTGCAGCTTTGGAAGAGATCTTAGATGCAGATGAAACCTTGATCTTTGAGGTGATCTGGGATACTGGGGACTGTGGTGTGGTGGACTTGGCCTGGTCGCTCTCAACCTCGGGAAGTTCAGGGATGATTATGGTTTTGCTGGGAGAGATGAcacacaaaatgagaaagaacaaATCAATGCCAAGTGTGTTATGAGTAAATGAATAACTATTCCACGATGAGCATGGCTATGCTTGTACTCACCTCTCGTCCCCACAGAGCAGTTTGCACACAGAGACCAAGTAGAACCAACCCCCTGTCATATGGAAAGCTGATCCCACCCAGCCAAGAAACAGAGGTGTTCCCAGgtcaaacctgtgtgtgtgtgagagagagagagagagagaattaatatTATCTTGTAACTGAATGGAAAAACCTGCATCCAAGTCAACTCACTTTAATCCGTCAAAATAGGGGTTGAAGTATTCCCCGGAGACGTATTTTGCGTAGACAGCATATCCCGACGCAGCCAGAAAGCCTGCATAAGACGAAGTGAGTCAGTCAGCTACTCTCAATCTGCTACAGTGTGCATCTAACCAGGTTGCTTTCACAGAGAGAAAAGTCAACTGAAAGAATATGTTTACCGCTGATGATGTGAAAGACTCCTCCAGTGAAGAGCTTCCTGTACTTCGCTTTGTCCTTGCCCCCGAGGAAGGTGCACTCCATCCCAATGAGACTGAGTACGAACCCCAGCATCCCCACAGACAGAGCACCCATCAGCAGGCCCCTCACAATCTGGATGTGGTCTGGTTGATTAGAACACAACCGAACGCACATTTTACACTACAGTAGGCTTTATAACTTCAGTGGAATAACCAATGTCACTGTACTGAAACAGTCTAAACTCACAGAAGTGTGTCTGCGTTGCTTAAAAGACAGAGCACAGTAATACTCACATATTAACATAATTTGTTTTAAGCCCTattttggggtgggggggggt carries:
- the LOC115129982 gene encoding claudin-10-like — translated: MKIRVMQIWGFLMTVLGWIFVACTMAMEGWKVTSIGGMGGSAVIKVAWYWSNLWKACFTDSTSVTNCQDFPVLWSVDNHIQIVRGLLMGALSVGMLGFVLSLIGMECTFLGGKDKAKYRKLFTGGVFHIISGFLAASGYAVYAKYVSGEYFNPYFDGLKFDLGTPLFLGWVGSAFHMTGGWFYLVSVCKLLCGDESKTIIIPELPEVESDQAKSTTPQSPVSQITSKIKVSSASKISSKAAHSDVSAISSRSGQSGRASKSERSGRSSNSVQSWKSGGGGRSSRSHGSVHSEVSRGSSSTVSSLSSESRRSEREPFIKNSYI